The genome window AGGGTATCATCATCCTGCATATGGTCCTTATAGTTACCTGATCATTCATCGGACTTTTCCTTCTCCTCCCTGTTTCGTCTCAGAATCAGGAGAACACACAAAGCGGCAGTGAAAACAACGGCTGTCTCTCCCAGGGTATCGTAACCCCGGTAGCTGGCCAGGATCGATGTGACAATATTGTCCGATAAGGTATCATGCTTGCCATGCTCGAGCATATAAGGCGCTACATGTCTATTGGCCGGTGCATGGGGATCACCGAAATCGGGCAGACCCATTGTGCCGTAAACAAGCATGGCACCGGTCATAAAAACAATGAGACGCGAAATAATATTGTGCTTTTTTATTGTCTTCTTAGCGCTTGCCCTCTCATCATCGGATAGAGAATCACTCAGTTGTTCCTCGCCACGCCTCGTTCTGCTCAGAGCTGCCAAAAGCAATACCGTTGTAATACCGGCTCCAACA of Deltaproteobacteria bacterium contains these proteins:
- a CDS encoding DUF4040 domain-containing protein; the protein is MIIDVLLLLLLVVCAIVVIEMMDLLSATIIMGAYSLIMAIVWTRLNAVDVAFTEATVGAGITTVLLLAALSRTRRGEEQLSDSLSDDERASAKKTIKKHNIISRLIVFMTGAMLVYGTMGLPDFGDPHAPANRHVAPYMLEHGKHDTLSDNIVTSILASYRGYDTLGETAVVFTAALCVLLILRRNREEKEKSDE